In a single window of the Terrirubrum flagellatum genome:
- the prfB gene encoding peptide chain release factor 2 (programmed frameshift): protein MRAEIYNHLEEIKQSIGLLRRHLDVDKAERRLAELNQLAESPDLWNDPAKASQVMRERTTLDAQLGAIKRFERDVDDAVTLIELGEAEEDESTVKEGENAVLGLAKEAARLQVETLLSGEADANDTYVEINSGAGGTESQDWAQMLLRMVTRWAERHKYKVELNDRNDGEEAGIKSATITVKGHNAYGWLKTESGVHRLVRISPYDSNARRHTSFASIWVYPVVDDRIEVDIKESDCRIDTYRSSGAGGQHVNTTDSAVRITHIPTGIVVACQSERSQHKNRATAWNMLRARIYEAELKKREEKANAAAASKTDIGWGHQIRSYVLQPYQLVKDLRTGVTSGTPSDVLDGDLDGFMEAALAQRIHGGGAVVEDID from the exons ATGCGCGCCGAAATTTACAATCATCTCGAAGAGATCAAGCAGTCGATCGGACTGCTGAGGAGGCATCTT GACGTCGACAAGGCTGAGCGACGTCTGGCCGAGCTGAACCAGCTCGCCGAATCCCCTGATCTCTGGAACGATCCCGCCAAAGCTTCGCAGGTGATGCGCGAGCGTACGACGCTCGACGCGCAGCTTGGCGCGATCAAGCGCTTCGAGCGCGACGTTGATGACGCTGTGACGCTGATCGAACTCGGCGAAGCCGAGGAAGACGAGTCGACCGTCAAGGAAGGCGAGAACGCCGTCCTTGGTCTCGCCAAGGAGGCTGCGAGGCTGCAGGTCGAGACGCTGCTCTCGGGCGAAGCCGACGCCAATGACACCTATGTCGAAATCAATTCCGGCGCCGGCGGCACCGAGAGCCAGGACTGGGCGCAGATGCTGTTGCGCATGGTCACCCGCTGGGCGGAACGTCACAAATACAAGGTGGAGCTGAACGACCGGAACGACGGCGAAGAAGCCGGCATCAAGTCGGCGACGATCACGGTCAAGGGCCACAACGCCTATGGCTGGCTGAAGACCGAGTCGGGCGTGCATCGCCTCGTGCGCATCTCGCCCTACGATTCCAATGCGCGTCGCCACACGAGTTTTGCGTCGATCTGGGTCTATCCCGTCGTCGATGATCGCATCGAAGTCGACATCAAGGAATCGGATTGCCGGATCGACACCTACCGCTCGTCGGGCGCGGGCGGCCAGCACGTCAACACGACCGACTCAGCGGTGCGCATCACGCATATTCCGACCGGCATCGTCGTCGCCTGCCAGAGCGAGCGCTCCCAGCACAAGAACCGCGCCACGGCTTGGAACATGCTGCGCGCGCGCATCTATGAGGCCGAGTTGAAGAAGCGTGAAGAGAAGGCGAACGCCGCGGCCGCCTCAAAGACCGATATCGGCTGGGGCCATCAGATCCGCTCCTATGTGCTGCAGCCCTATCAGCTCGTGAAGGACTTACGCACGGGCGTTACGTCGGGAACGCCGTCTGACGTCCTCGACGGCGATCTCGACGGCTTCATGGAAGCCGCTCTGGCGCAGCGCATTCACGGCGGCGGCGCCGTCGTCGAGGATATTGACTAG
- a CDS encoding peroxiredoxin has product MATLPAVGDKAPDFELPRDGGGSVSLADFRGRKLVLYFYPKDDTPACTEEAIAFNRLRAAFRKAGAELLGVSADSPKKHDRFKKKHDLSLPLASDETTEMLQRYGLWVEKSMYGRTFMGIARTTILIGPDGRVVRIWEKVKVEGHAEEVLEAVTAG; this is encoded by the coding sequence ATGGCAACCCTGCCCGCAGTGGGCGACAAAGCGCCGGACTTCGAGCTGCCGAGAGACGGCGGCGGCTCCGTCTCGCTGGCGGATTTCAGAGGTCGGAAGCTCGTCCTTTATTTCTACCCCAAGGACGATACGCCGGCCTGCACCGAGGAGGCGATCGCATTCAATCGCCTGAGGGCGGCGTTCAGGAAGGCCGGCGCCGAGTTGCTGGGCGTATCGGCCGACAGCCCGAAGAAGCATGACCGGTTCAAGAAGAAGCATGACCTCTCGCTCCCTCTTGCATCGGACGAGACAACCGAAATGCTCCAGCGTTATGGGCTCTGGGTCGAGAAGAGCATGTATGGCCGCACCTTCATGGGGATCGCACGCACGACGATTCTCATCGGGCCGGACGGCCGAGTCGTTCGAATCTGGGAGAAGGTTAAGGTCGAAGGCCATGCCGAAGAGGTGCTGGAGGCCGTAACGGCGGGCTGA
- a CDS encoding AsmA-like C-terminal region-containing protein, with protein sequence MLCLKGCVIGAIVAVAAAYGLWRFAAGRLPVEWVRDRLVGVIEQATGGRANVALRSASVRQTDDGPKLVLDGFALRDVGGKTVVGAPRAEIGFDLWTLIFGGAAMRQIELHDVEVRLVLDRGGQIVFSAVQPTGEQTSGASDWRGVVASVAAALSGKDLGLGGLSRIALRNGKLTVDDPSRGVQLRYENIAIDLDPADVGRRLSVRAQGPSGEVSLVASRDARAADRMQFDFSGLSLADAGQMLRLPVKAIDGGAALAGHISILLDEAGEPQAVAADVKSQAGKLAILPGAPEETVLSGLELRSAWDAESRTTTIERAAIATDAMNAEIAGQIISHANAAWEVEIASGKGQVRSVRAGAQPIAINRIEGRAAWIGDGVINIPSWIVSGAGYEFRGDGKYTPDASGGVWTTSLSASQMDAVIALSFWPSFAAWEARAYMLQHLEKGQLDRLVLRLRMDAAYWAAMRKQGQMPRDGIDLDIAMSKVRYAPLPEFPSLDIDIAQSRIDGRDVTVTAPTIVVETPAKTRVVATEAKFTSDYTNGPGPSRVEFRVKGPADAAFDLTETPLIKRVTDVGDSLDVVKGTADIRTVLSFPINTPLKIEDVVVAMGGTINGATIEGAIPNDPLTDVRAFLTFERGELALKGEGRVSGAPAVIDVKRSSAGVGDASLTVTTDDASRQKRGLPSTPGLAGPVPVKMMRSLGGQNNAARVEIDLTRATVNNLVPGWTKAPGRPGKISFSYAPSLKNTDVELQDFSAESQGFQLKGVVTLAANNSVKLAKFAQARLSPGDEARIEWERVGTTGKLTIRGANIDARPLVKGIYDPQREAPAESLDIEVDLKSAIVTGFNGEAVTNVEMRTAKRGGELKQFQLTGRFGKADIRGTLARRGDGQARLLIETADAGAFMRFNDLYRRMIGGRLNIDIAANEGRQDGELVVKDFILRNEPALRQAAGQQPATTADNGGLNRAAVAAARGEVEFEKVRVNFVRNAGRIDVRDGVMWGPVLGVEFEGIVDAPRDRIDVTGTYVPAYALNNAFAQVPVVGMILGGGQYGGLFGVNFKVSGTFSQPSVAVNPLSALTPGVFRRFLEFSKQSEEGQAGRIPPAPVQSNQ encoded by the coding sequence GTGCTCTGCCTGAAGGGCTGCGTCATCGGCGCGATCGTGGCGGTGGCGGCCGCTTATGGGCTGTGGCGATTCGCGGCCGGCCGGCTCCCCGTCGAATGGGTGCGCGACAGGCTCGTCGGGGTGATCGAACAGGCGACCGGCGGACGCGCCAATGTCGCGCTCAGATCTGCATCGGTCCGGCAGACCGACGACGGCCCCAAGCTTGTGCTCGACGGGTTCGCGCTGCGTGATGTCGGCGGCAAGACCGTCGTCGGCGCGCCGCGGGCCGAGATCGGATTCGATCTCTGGACTCTCATCTTCGGCGGCGCCGCCATGCGGCAGATCGAGTTGCATGACGTCGAAGTGCGGCTGGTTCTGGATCGCGGCGGACAGATCGTCTTCTCCGCCGTCCAGCCGACCGGCGAGCAGACGTCAGGCGCCAGCGACTGGCGCGGCGTGGTCGCCTCTGTGGCGGCGGCCTTGTCGGGAAAGGATCTCGGCCTTGGCGGATTGAGCCGGATCGCGTTGCGCAACGGCAAGCTCACCGTCGACGATCCCTCTCGCGGCGTTCAGCTCAGATACGAAAATATCGCAATCGATCTCGATCCGGCTGACGTCGGCCGCCGCCTGTCGGTGCGCGCGCAGGGGCCATCAGGCGAAGTTTCTCTCGTGGCGTCCCGCGACGCGCGCGCCGCTGACAGGATGCAGTTCGATTTCAGCGGCCTCTCGCTCGCCGACGCCGGGCAGATGCTGAGATTGCCGGTGAAAGCGATCGATGGCGGCGCGGCGCTGGCCGGCCATATATCGATCCTGCTGGACGAGGCGGGCGAGCCGCAGGCTGTCGCCGCCGATGTGAAGTCGCAGGCCGGCAAGCTTGCGATCCTGCCCGGCGCGCCGGAAGAGACAGTGCTTAGTGGCCTCGAACTCCGGAGTGCTTGGGACGCGGAATCGCGCACCACCACAATAGAGCGTGCGGCGATCGCGACAGATGCGATGAATGCCGAAATCGCCGGCCAGATCATCTCTCACGCAAACGCAGCGTGGGAGGTGGAGATCGCATCCGGCAAGGGCCAGGTCCGTTCCGTGCGCGCCGGCGCGCAGCCCATCGCGATCAATCGCATCGAAGGGCGCGCCGCCTGGATTGGCGACGGCGTGATCAACATCCCGTCCTGGATCGTCAGCGGCGCCGGATATGAATTTCGCGGCGACGGCAAATATACTCCGGACGCGTCGGGCGGCGTCTGGACGACGTCGCTGTCCGCCTCGCAGATGGATGCCGTGATCGCGCTTTCCTTCTGGCCGTCATTCGCCGCCTGGGAAGCGCGCGCCTACATGTTGCAGCACCTCGAAAAGGGGCAGCTCGACCGGCTCGTTCTGCGCCTCAGGATGGACGCGGCCTATTGGGCGGCCATGCGGAAGCAGGGGCAGATGCCGCGCGACGGCATCGATCTCGACATCGCGATGTCGAAAGTCCGTTACGCGCCGCTGCCGGAGTTTCCGTCTCTCGATATCGATATCGCGCAAAGCCGGATCGATGGGCGCGACGTCACGGTGACGGCGCCGACGATCGTGGTTGAGACGCCGGCGAAGACGCGCGTCGTCGCCACCGAAGCGAAATTCACCAGCGACTACACCAACGGGCCGGGCCCGAGCCGCGTGGAATTTCGGGTAAAAGGACCAGCGGACGCCGCCTTCGACTTGACTGAGACGCCGCTGATCAAACGCGTCACTGATGTCGGCGACAGCCTCGATGTCGTGAAAGGAACGGCTGACATCAGGACTGTGTTGAGCTTCCCGATCAATACGCCGCTTAAAATCGAAGACGTGGTCGTCGCCATGGGCGGCACAATCAATGGAGCGACGATCGAGGGCGCCATCCCGAATGATCCGCTCACTGATGTCCGCGCATTCCTGACCTTTGAGCGCGGCGAGTTAGCGCTGAAAGGAGAGGGACGCGTCTCGGGCGCGCCCGCGGTTATCGACGTGAAGCGCTCGAGCGCCGGAGTCGGCGACGCAAGCCTGACGGTGACCACCGACGATGCGTCGCGGCAAAAGCGCGGCCTTCCGAGCACGCCGGGACTCGCGGGACCGGTGCCGGTGAAAATGATGCGCAGCCTCGGCGGCCAGAACAATGCGGCGCGAGTCGAAATTGATCTCACGCGCGCGACCGTCAACAATCTCGTGCCGGGCTGGACGAAGGCGCCCGGACGGCCCGGCAAGATCTCCTTCTCCTACGCGCCGTCGCTCAAGAACACCGATGTCGAACTGCAGGACTTTTCGGCGGAGAGTCAGGGATTCCAATTGAAGGGCGTCGTGACTCTCGCCGCCAATAATTCGGTCAAGCTTGCCAAATTCGCGCAGGCGCGGCTGTCTCCCGGCGACGAGGCGCGCATCGAATGGGAGCGCGTCGGGACGACCGGAAAGCTCACGATCCGTGGCGCTAACATCGATGCGCGGCCGCTCGTCAAGGGCATCTACGACCCGCAGCGCGAGGCGCCGGCGGAGTCGCTCGACATCGAGGTCGATCTGAAATCCGCGATCGTGACGGGCTTCAATGGCGAGGCCGTCACTAATGTCGAGATGCGCACGGCCAAGCGCGGCGGCGAACTAAAGCAATTTCAACTTACGGGTCGTTTCGGGAAGGCGGATATCCGGGGGACGCTGGCGCGACGTGGCGACGGCCAGGCGCGGCTGTTGATCGAAACCGCTGACGCCGGCGCCTTCATGCGCTTCAATGATCTCTATCGTCGCATGATCGGCGGCCGCCTCAACATCGACATCGCTGCGAATGAAGGCCGCCAGGATGGCGAACTCGTCGTGAAGGATTTCATCTTGCGCAACGAGCCGGCGCTTCGGCAGGCTGCGGGGCAACAGCCTGCGACGACTGCCGACAATGGCGGCCTCAATCGCGCCGCCGTCGCTGCGGCGCGCGGCGAAGTCGAGTTCGAAAAAGTGCGCGTCAATTTCGTGCGCAATGCGGGCCGCATCGATGTGCGCGATGGCGTGATGTGGGGGCCTGTGCTCGGCGTCGAGTTCGAGGGCATCGTCGACGCGCCACGTGATCGCATCGATGTAACGGGAACCTATGTTCCAGCTTACGCGCTCAACAACGCCTTCGCGCAGGTGCCGGTGGTGGGCATGATCCTCGGCGGCGGCCAATATGGCGGATTGTTCGGCGTCAATTTCAAGGTCAGCGGCACATTCTCGCAGCCGAGCGTCGCGGTGAATCCGCTTTCGGCGCTGACCCCCGGCGTGTTCCGCCGCTTCCTCGAATTCAGCAAGCAGAGCGAGGAAGGGCAGGCGGGACGCATCCCGCCTGCTCCCGTGCAGTCAAATCAATAG
- a CDS encoding M23 family metallopeptidase has translation MSLHQRSLRRAPAPIDPPGTVRIRRRALYAATAMLAFTSVWSVGVTAFVFFRDDLSARLIARQVENQYAYEERITALKSHVDRLASRQMIDQDSVEARVAELMSRQSQLETRSAMVAMLAQSVGSDGGTTQARKTMPESPLLTAGAPDARQPVTPPTVTSFAPLTPRPLPVFDEPLRGGDGLRPSNDAVKPDANEPLKQRVSSLGRSLSTMEKQQLSALDQIESQSRGKVQRLRSVMAEAGVDPDRVAPSPAAATSNPMGGPLVPLSASDAQNFDVALLRARQIVQTAQRLTKASRFLPLRHPLGHPADVTSPFGVRNDPFLRGYAMHTGIDFRGDYGSPARATGAGVVTKAEYTGGYGNMVEVDHGNGLATRYAHLSAILVSEGQKVDAGAVVGRVGSTGRSTGNHLHYEVRVTGDATDPNKFLKIGGRNRDLL, from the coding sequence ATGAGTCTCCACCAGCGTTCCCTGCGGCGCGCGCCCGCTCCCATCGATCCGCCGGGCACGGTCCGGATCAGGCGCCGCGCGCTCTATGCGGCGACTGCGATGCTCGCCTTCACCAGCGTCTGGAGCGTCGGCGTCACCGCTTTCGTCTTTTTCCGCGACGATCTTTCCGCGCGCCTGATCGCAAGGCAGGTCGAGAATCAATACGCTTATGAGGAGCGGATCACCGCTCTCAAATCCCATGTCGACCGGCTCGCCAGCCGACAGATGATCGATCAGGACAGCGTCGAGGCGCGGGTCGCCGAGCTGATGAGCCGGCAGTCTCAGCTCGAGACCCGGAGCGCCATGGTGGCGATGCTGGCGCAAAGCGTCGGCTCCGACGGTGGGACGACGCAGGCCCGCAAGACCATGCCGGAATCGCCGCTTCTGACCGCGGGGGCGCCGGACGCGCGCCAACCTGTAACGCCGCCAACCGTCACCTCGTTCGCGCCGCTAACCCCGCGCCCGCTTCCGGTGTTCGATGAGCCGCTGCGCGGCGGCGACGGATTGCGGCCCTCGAATGACGCCGTCAAACCGGACGCCAACGAACCCCTGAAGCAGCGGGTCTCTTCACTTGGTCGGTCGCTGTCCACGATGGAGAAGCAGCAGCTCAGCGCGCTTGATCAGATCGAATCGCAGTCGCGCGGCAAGGTGCAGCGCCTGCGCAGCGTGATGGCTGAAGCGGGCGTCGATCCTGACCGCGTCGCTCCGTCGCCAGCGGCCGCTACGAGCAATCCCATGGGCGGGCCGTTGGTGCCGCTCTCCGCTTCCGATGCGCAGAATTTCGACGTCGCGCTCTTGCGCGCGCGCCAGATCGTGCAAACAGCTCAGCGCCTGACCAAGGCGTCGCGCTTTCTGCCGCTGCGCCATCCGCTCGGCCATCCCGCCGATGTGACCTCGCCCTTCGGCGTGCGCAACGATCCCTTCCTGCGCGGCTATGCCATGCATACTGGCATCGACTTTCGCGGCGATTATGGCTCGCCCGCGCGCGCCACCGGCGCCGGCGTCGTCACCAAGGCGGAATATACCGGCGGCTACGGCAACATGGTCGAGGTCGATCACGGCAACGGGCTCGCGACGCGCTACGCGCATCTCTCCGCGATCCTCGTTAGCGAAGGCCAGAAAGTGGACGCCGGTGCCGTTGTCGGGCGAGTCGGATCGACCGGACGTTCGACCGGCAATCACCTCCACTACGAGGTGCGCGTCACCGGCGATGCGACCGATCCCAACAAGTTCCTGAAGATCGGCGGGCGCAACCGCGATTTGCTGTAA
- a CDS encoding N-acetylmuramoyl-L-alanine amidase, protein MRRSGPRSPLRPFARALSAALALLALAAGAAATPPAWRRFAQAANLPASPAAPVAYDAEVQNADGGSTLLIRLSRPVDVSAFLLERPDRVIVDLPEVNFQLRDDAGAKSSGLIRSFRFGLFSAGKSRIVIDLAQPASADARVETIGEQRYASLLIKLARIDRASFARAAREPLRTASIAPPAAPPAPDPRPLLVIDPGHGGVDPGARARNGMYEKTIVFDVARALKEKLVATGRYRVSMTRDDDVFVSLADRVKFARRSQADLMISLHADALTGDDGVRGASIYTGSDKASDAYAARLAESENRSDSAAGADTATELIDDVNDILSDLTRRETRAFSHRFAQALAGGLGAALPMHKTPLKSAGFRVLMAPDVPSVLIELGYLTNARDITVLTSPEGRAKAGDAILASIDAYFARRGRP, encoded by the coding sequence ATGCGCCGATCCGGTCCCCGATCCCCGCTGCGCCCGTTCGCGCGCGCCCTGAGCGCGGCGCTGGCGCTGCTGGCGCTGGCGGCCGGGGCGGCGGCGACGCCGCCGGCATGGCGCCGCTTCGCCCAGGCCGCGAATCTGCCGGCCAGCCCGGCCGCGCCCGTCGCCTACGACGCCGAGGTCCAGAATGCGGACGGCGGTTCGACGCTCCTGATCCGGCTGTCGCGCCCGGTCGACGTGTCAGCCTTCCTTCTCGAAAGGCCCGATCGGGTGATCGTCGATCTGCCCGAGGTCAATTTCCAGCTCCGCGACGACGCAGGCGCCAAATCAAGCGGGCTGATCCGTTCGTTCCGATTCGGCCTGTTCAGCGCCGGCAAATCCCGCATCGTCATCGACCTCGCCCAGCCGGCGAGCGCGGACGCGCGGGTCGAGACGATTGGCGAGCAGAGGTATGCGAGCCTCTTAATCAAGCTCGCCCGGATCGATCGCGCCTCATTCGCGCGCGCTGCGCGCGAGCCCCTGCGCACCGCCTCGATCGCGCCGCCCGCAGCTCCTCCCGCTCCCGATCCGCGCCCTTTGCTGGTGATTGATCCCGGCCATGGCGGCGTCGACCCCGGAGCCCGCGCCAGGAACGGCATGTACGAGAAGACGATCGTCTTCGACGTCGCCCGCGCTTTGAAGGAAAAGCTCGTCGCCACAGGACGTTACAGGGTTTCGATGACGCGCGATGACGACGTGTTCGTGTCGCTCGCAGACCGCGTGAAGTTCGCGCGGCGATCGCAGGCGGACCTGATGATTTCGCTCCACGCCGATGCGCTGACCGGCGACGATGGGGTGCGAGGCGCTTCTATTTACACCGGCTCCGATAAAGCCTCCGACGCCTATGCCGCGCGGCTGGCGGAATCGGAAAATCGCTCGGACAGCGCCGCTGGCGCCGACACGGCGACGGAACTGATCGATGATGTGAACGACATCCTCTCCGATCTGACCCGGCGCGAGACGCGCGCCTTTTCCCATCGCTTTGCACAGGCGCTGGCCGGGGGGCTGGGAGCGGCGCTGCCGATGCACAAAACGCCTCTGAAATCGGCCGGCTTTCGCGTCCTGATGGCGCCTGACGTTCCCTCCGTGCTGATCGAACTCGGCTATCTCACCAACGCCAGGGACATCACGGTCTTGACCTCGCCTGAGGGGCGGGCCAAGGCGGGCGATGCGATCCTGGCCTCGATCGACGCGTATTTCGCGCGCCGGGGACGGCCGTGA
- a CDS encoding penicillin-binding protein 1A, whose amino-acid sequence MRFVVRFLGFLFAIGAMLFLVGSAVAGFYLWKNARDLPDYTQLANYEPPVTTRVHAGDGSLLAEYYKERRLYLPIQAVPKMMIAAFLSAEDKNFYTHMGIDPEGIVRASLQMVQGRSDKRQSGASTITQQVAKNFLLSNERTVERKIKEMLIALRMEATYSKDRILELYLNEIYLGSGNYGVAAASLNYFGKSVHELQLHELAYIAALPKGPENYSPVRNRDAAVARRNWVIERMVANGYVKKEDGDKAQKMPLGVTFRTLSPNSFAAGFFAEEVRREIADRYGYKKLLEGGLSVRTTLDPAMQVMARKAFVDGLVRYDEARGWRGSQQKIDFGAREWGLALADLPLYTDIQPWRYAVVLDVAQQSARIGLQPRKEKSGEISREREYAQLTADGIKWTRKGSVSQVVQPGDVIYVEPLDGKPGQVRLRQQPEVSGALVAMDPWTGRVKAMVGGFSFDQSEFNRATQAMRQPGSSFKPFVYATALDNGYTPTSIVVDGPIEIDQGNGEVWRPENYGGGAGRGPLPLRVGIEQSRNLMTVHLAQDIGMPLIAEYAKRFGVYDELLPVLSMSLGAGETTVMRMVTGYSMFANGGRRIKPTLIDRIQDRWGATIFRHDDRQCDACKVDKWDNQPEPKLRDNRELVIDPMTAYQITSIMQGVIQRGTATIVRELGRQYLAGKTGTTNEAKDVWFVGFSANLVMGVYLGYDKPRSLGDSSTGGAYAAPIFRDFMRMALKDQPDTPFKIPPGIKLVRVGNIMEAFKPGTGPGDSYSFPGSTGGTTASSGAPRAVGTGTGGLY is encoded by the coding sequence ATGAGATTCGTCGTTCGATTCCTGGGATTCCTGTTCGCGATTGGCGCGATGCTGTTCCTCGTGGGATCGGCGGTCGCCGGTTTCTATCTCTGGAAGAACGCGCGCGACCTGCCTGACTACACCCAGCTCGCCAACTACGAGCCGCCAGTAACCACCCGCGTCCATGCCGGCGACGGCAGCCTGCTCGCCGAATATTACAAGGAGCGGCGCCTTTATCTGCCGATCCAGGCCGTGCCGAAGATGATGATCGCGGCCTTCCTCTCGGCGGAGGACAAGAACTTCTACACCCATATGGGCATCGACCCCGAGGGCATCGTCCGCGCGTCGCTGCAAATGGTGCAGGGCCGCAGCGACAAGCGTCAGTCGGGCGCCTCGACCATCACCCAGCAGGTTGCGAAGAACTTCCTGCTTTCGAACGAGCGCACCGTCGAGCGCAAGATCAAGGAAATGCTGATCGCGCTCCGCATGGAGGCGACCTACTCGAAGGATCGCATCCTCGAGCTCTATCTCAACGAAATCTATCTCGGCTCCGGCAATTACGGCGTCGCCGCCGCCTCGCTGAACTATTTCGGCAAGTCGGTGCACGAATTGCAGCTCCATGAGCTCGCCTATATCGCGGCTCTGCCGAAAGGCCCTGAGAACTATTCGCCCGTGCGCAATCGCGACGCCGCCGTCGCCCGCCGCAACTGGGTGATCGAGCGCATGGTCGCCAACGGCTATGTCAAGAAGGAAGACGGCGACAAGGCGCAGAAGATGCCGCTCGGCGTCACCTTCCGCACGCTTTCGCCGAACTCCTTCGCCGCCGGCTTCTTCGCGGAAGAAGTCCGCCGCGAGATCGCCGACCGCTACGGCTATAAGAAGCTCCTCGAAGGCGGCCTGTCGGTGCGCACGACGCTCGATCCGGCCATGCAGGTGATGGCGCGCAAGGCGTTCGTCGACGGCCTTGTCCGTTACGATGAGGCTCGCGGTTGGCGCGGCTCGCAGCAGAAGATCGATTTCGGCGCTCGCGAATGGGGCCTCGCGCTAGCCGACCTGCCGCTCTACACGGACATCCAGCCTTGGCGGTACGCCGTGGTGCTCGACGTCGCACAGCAGTCGGCGCGCATTGGACTGCAGCCGCGCAAGGAGAAGTCAGGCGAAATTTCACGCGAGCGCGAATATGCGCAGCTCACCGCCGACGGCATCAAATGGACCCGCAAGGGTTCGGTGTCGCAGGTCGTGCAGCCGGGCGACGTGATCTATGTCGAGCCGCTGGACGGCAAGCCGGGGCAGGTGCGGCTGCGCCAGCAGCCTGAGGTGTCGGGCGCGCTCGTCGCGATGGACCCCTGGACCGGCCGCGTGAAGGCGATGGTCGGCGGCTTCTCCTTCGACCAGAGCGAATTCAACCGCGCCACGCAGGCGATGCGGCAGCCTGGATCGTCGTTCAAGCCGTTCGTTTACGCGACGGCTCTCGACAACGGCTACACCCCGACCAGCATCGTCGTCGACGGCCCCATCGAGATCGATCAGGGCAATGGCGAAGTGTGGCGGCCTGAGAATTACGGCGGTGGAGCCGGTCGTGGTCCGCTGCCGTTGCGCGTCGGCATCGAGCAGTCGCGCAACCTCATGACGGTGCATCTGGCGCAGGATATCGGCATGCCGCTCATCGCCGAATATGCGAAGCGCTTCGGCGTCTATGACGAGTTGCTGCCGGTGCTCTCGATGTCGCTCGGCGCCGGCGAGACGACTGTGATGCGCATGGTGACCGGCTATTCGATGTTCGCGAATGGCGGCCGCCGCATCAAACCGACGCTCATCGACCGCATCCAGGATCGCTGGGGCGCGACGATTTTCCGCCATGACGATCGCCAGTGCGACGCCTGCAAGGTCGACAAGTGGGACAATCAGCCGGAGCCGAAACTGCGCGACAATCGCGAGCTGGTGATTGATCCGATGACCGCCTACCAGATCACATCCATCATGCAGGGCGTGATCCAGCGCGGCACCGCGACCATCGTCAGGGAGCTCGGCCGCCAGTATCTCGCGGGCAAGACGGGCACGACCAACGAGGCGAAGGATGTCTGGTTCGTCGGCTTCTCCGCCAATCTCGTGATGGGCGTCTATCTCGGCTACGACAAGCCGCGCTCGCTCGGTGACTCTTCGACGGGCGGCGCCTACGCCGCGCCGATCTTCCGCGACTTCATGCGCATGGCGCTGAAGGACCAGCCGGACACGCCGTTCAAAATTCCCCCGGGAATCAAGCTCGTGCGCGTCGGCAACATCATGGAAGCCTTCAAGCCCGGCACCGGCCCCGGCGACAGCTACTCGTTCCCCGGCTCGACTGGCGGGACGACCGCGTCGAGCGGCGCGCCACGCGCGGTCGGCACTGGCACCGGCGGCCTCTACTGA
- a CDS encoding DUF1345 domain-containing protein — translation MLTFFRMRPAMSLSIVVAIVATLLTPSSLELSTRGLLGWDAGAIFFIVMMSVIMWRTDLEGLRRRAEELDGGRASILVVTLAAAAISVAAIILDLAAAKSDKGYGSWVVALTIVTICLSWTVVHLMFALHYAHEYYSPDDGEEPGGLKFPGDAAPLYGDFVHFAFVIGLANQTADIMITSPSLRRVVTAQGVAAFVFNTAIIALTINIAASLIGG, via the coding sequence ATGCTGACATTCTTCCGCATGCGGCCGGCGATGAGTCTGTCGATTGTCGTCGCGATCGTCGCGACGCTCCTGACGCCATCATCGCTCGAACTGTCGACGCGCGGGCTTCTTGGCTGGGATGCGGGCGCAATCTTCTTCATCGTCATGATGTCGGTGATCATGTGGCGCACCGATCTCGAGGGCCTGCGTCGTCGCGCTGAAGAACTCGACGGCGGCCGCGCCTCCATCCTCGTCGTCACGCTGGCTGCAGCGGCGATCAGCGTCGCTGCGATCATTCTCGACCTCGCCGCGGCGAAAAGCGATAAGGGCTATGGCAGCTGGGTGGTTGCGCTGACGATCGTAACGATCTGCCTGTCATGGACCGTCGTGCATCTCATGTTCGCGCTGCATTACGCGCATGAATATTATTCGCCCGACGATGGCGAGGAGCCGGGCGGTTTGAAATTCCCTGGCGACGCTGCGCCGCTCTACGGCGATTTCGTGCATTTCGCCTTTGTGATCGGTCTCGCCAATCAGACGGCTGATATCATGATCACATCGCCGTCGCTGCGGCGGGTCGTTACGGCGCAGGGCGTCGCGGCGTTCGTCTTCAACACGGCGATCATCGCGCTGACGATCAACATCGCCGCCAGCCTGATCGGCGGCTGA